AATTCCTTTTCAAGAATGCTCAAACTACCATTTCTTCCATTGCCGATGGTCTCATATTTTAAATTACACTGTTGTCATCTGCAAATTCTGATGTCTATCAGTAACATTTATTGTTCAGTCTTACCATATGCTACTTGCATGCATGTAGCAGAAAAAAAAATCTTATTATAAATCTGATCGTTGTGTAAAGAATAATTCAGTGGTGGTCTGTTCACTGAGCTGCTAAATGTGGTTACTTTGATAAATACGGCAGTGCTTATCCTACTGATTGCTGATATGTGCATGGCAATAGAAGACTATCCATTTTCCCAGGAAAGAATTTCTAAAGCATTTACTGTGAGATGAGTTTAGACAAAAACAAGCAGCATCGTAGGACCAGAAAAGATTTCAAAGTTCCACTCTTCTTAGCAGCCCTTTATGGTCCACGCTCATCCAACCAAAAGAATGGGAGTTTCCCAACTTATAGGCCTTGTATCAGTGGAGGAAGCTGAGCTCAACAAGAATCCTTTTGATTGGAGGCAAAAGAAGTAGCTTACCCACCGATACTATGAGGTTGAGTTAAATCTATGTCTATCTAAGCCATATTGGGACTACAATTGAAATCCAATCTGGTAGGACATTGGAtgattggaattatattttagatATTTTTCCTACTCAAAACATATGTAGTTGAACAAAACAGTGCCTTTTTTATGCTTGGGATGTTTCTAGCTGTAGGTATCAGTGTATCACTACCAAGAATAGTGATTCTGTTCTGGAAACGTATATAGATCCTTCGACATAATTTTTTTGTCAACGAATGTTCCCCGGTTGCTGGGGTATCTTGATGTATTTTAGCAGTTTAGCTCACATTTGAGAATGGTTTGATTCTTTTGCTGTAGTAACCTGACTTGATCGCATCAGAAAAAAAAATATACTTTTGTAGTTACTTGTTGCATATGTCCTTCTGATAATGGTATGTGTGTCCTGTTGAGAAAAACACACGTAGTGTGCGTGTTTCTTATATGCTATGACAAATTGTCACATGTATATGGAAACAATTATAAGTGAGGATGGAAACCTGGCTAATTTGATCCAGTATTAAACTGATGAAATCAGAAGTTACCTTTAGATGTGGATTCATCCTGCAGTATTGAATAAATATTCCCTGTTTGACGAAAGTGGTGTCTATACCAATACCCTTTCATGTTGAGATGCAGGTACACATGTGCAACAAGCTTGCTAGTCGGCATGTGAGAGTTGGGCTTGCAGACCCTAATAAACTGGCACGTTGTGATATATGCGAGAATTCACCTGGTATGGTTTTTGATTCATGGATCCCCTATTTTACAATTAGTAGATTAATAAATCTTTCAATTGAGTAGGTTCACATTGTTTCCCTGTCAATGTAGCTTTCTTCTACTGTGAGATAGATGGCACCTCACTTTGCCTGAGCTGTGATATGACTGTTCATGTTGGTGGCAAAAGAACCCATGGTAGATACCTGCTCCTAAGGCAAAGGGTTGAAGTAAGTTTTTACTCTTTAGCCGGTCTGGGTTGCTTGTTACTCCCTGTATTTATATAATTCTTAAGATAGGAAGCTACGATTAGTTTCCAGGAGATAAACCGGGCCATATGGATGACGTGCCTATGGAGATCAAAGATCCTGAAAACCAGAGAGAGCAAAACACGCCCAAGGAGCAAATGGCAAACCACCATAACGTCAATGATCCAGTCTCTGATGGCAATTGCGATGGCCAGGGTAACATTGATTCGAAAATGATCGATCTTAATATGCGCCCGGCTCGTACTCATGGGCAAGGATCAAATTCCCAGGTTCGTCATGTTCACTGCTGTTGTCTGTTGATGTCTTGATATATCTATAGCTCGCTTTTCAGGCACTTACAATTTCGATCTTGTAACAAGTGTTCTTCCTGATGGCAAATCCAGACTCAGGGGGTGGATCTTAGTGTGAACAACCATGACTCTCCAGGGGTGGTGCCAACAAGTAATTCCGAAAGAGACGCCATCAAGTAAACATTGGAAGATTGGAATGTACATTTCAACTACATATTCTGTTCTATAGGAGCTCCTGGGGGCAGAAATGGGGTTATTCAGTGGTCTCTCTGTTATCACTAGTAAGCGTATTTCTGGCAGAGTTGGAGCTAATAACTGCATCTCAATTCGGCTTGTCGTGCCCTAGACGGTATTGCTGTCCAATTGCATTCTCTTTGCGATTGTTAGAACTCTGTATAGAAGCGCAGCGGCTGCCGCCTGTGCTCTGGAGCCGGAGTATTGTGTGCCATTAGAAACTGTACAAAAGATTAATAGACCGCTCATTTTTCTCTGGTCGCACAAGTTCAATTCAGTTCATGCGTCGTGTATCGTGACACGTGTTACAACAAGGCCACCCGCTTACACGGTGGAGGCATTTATAAGAGTTCGTGGATATGAAATAGGATATGGATTtacagtgaagtttgaaataggatATGGATTTGAAATAGGAAATAGGATATATAGTAGGATTAGGTGTGATAAttgagctctaaattttacactataaaatttaagggtTGAATTGGATTAGAATCAGATtcttatttttatcatttttgaactaaaactaaTTGAAAGTTCTAACAatttgtgaagaaacatttgaaTCGTGATCATTAACATCTCTACTTTCTCTAAGTAGGATAGGAAGATTGTTGAAGATAGCCTAATAAATCAGCTAATCAATCTAAAAAAACGAACGATTCTTGAGAACCGAGATCAGCTGAACTCACACATTCCACTTCCACCTCATCCTGTGTGCTCCTCCGTCAACTTCATTCGATTCATAAAAAAAGTAAGGTCAGATACACATTTCACCTAATACTCTGCTGCTCCAATGTAGTTAGGCACCGACTACTGTGCAAGCAGGAGAAAGGTGCAAGCGTGAAAGCGCGCGATgtgagcctttagatgaaaatctAACTGTAGATGTATCTTTTGCACTTAAATCCCCCCGCAGCTTACGAACCTTCATGAAAACCACCCTGCCTTTACCCACCGCAACACCTCCTGTTCCCATCCTGCCGCCGCCTTGAAATGTCCTAGACTAGACGCCATGACACGCGCATGCCCCTGACGCGCGCATGCCCCTGCACTGCAGTACTGCCCACTACCGCACGCCTATTGCTATTTGCGTGGAGACATGAACAAGGGAGCATGCTAGCTCATGTACGCCTGTCGCACGCTAATGCATTGTTTAAAAAAAGAATAATCCTAGACAACAAGGCATGTTAGACAACAAACTGCAATTAAATGTATAGTGTAAACAAAATTAGGTCCCTTCAACATTGTGTGCAGCTTTCTTTGGACAATTTCGCCTATCATGCCCAACAGCCCTATATGTCGTGCATTTACGTTTTGGGTGCCTTTTATTTTTGTCAGCATGCCCTAGTATTCTCTTGCATTTCCCTTTTGAACGAATGTCACTAGGCGGATGGACTTGCACGTTTTGTGGAATAGATATCCCAATAAAACTTTCTTGTTCTTCTTGTCTAGTGCGAGGAGTCGACCGAAACAACAATGATAAAGATTCCAAATTCTGTATCAAAATATCCATCGATTCTTTCGATGTCTTCGCCATTTGAAAAATATCTTCAAATTTATTATGAGCGGTTGACATCTTCCTTACAACATCATCGACTAGTAGTGTTGACTTCTCCAATAGCAAGTTGCCCTAactatcatatgcttcttctctgAAATTAAGAAGAATCGAATCTAAGTGGTAAGAATATATGTTGATCTAAAAATATATGAATAAAATTTACCTTTTACAATTTTTGTTCATCTATTTGTGATGTATTGAATGGGTAATTCATTTATCCTTGCACCTCTGAACACACGTAAAATATGACGACATGGTATTCCTATTAACTCAAATAGCATGCATGAACACTTATATAGCTGATCATCATTAAAGCAAATCACCTCTCTGACTCTGTGAGACTTGCCCGCTATATAAACAATTTTTCTATCAGCCATTTCATTCGTGTGTTGCACATCACAATGCTCTCTTGCTGCCAAGACCTCctcttggaattttataaaaaccTTAGGCGTAAAAACAGAAGCACCATGGCTCTCTAAATCCCATGATGTATATAACTTTGGGTGCGAACGCAGAGAAGTATTGTCATCTATCAGTTCCTCTTGTCATTAGCATTTCAATGCGATGTCAAATCGTATCCAAAACTCAATCAGTGCAAGCTTACGACTAATAAACCGGTTGAAAAATGAATTTGCACTCTCTGACCTTAACGTTGTTCGAAGAATGCCGCCAAGAGAAATGCCTCTAAAATAAGCTGGAATCCATGACTCACGGATGTGATACTGTCCAACCAACCATTCATTACTCTCTAAGTGATATGTTGTTATCCAAGCTTGCCACCTAGTCTCAAACTCTTTTGTAGCCTCTGAATCCCATACACATGAATTAATCATTTTTCTAAACTCGTCGTCCTTTAGTAGATAAGCATCAATTTTCTCAGGCAACTTCTTCATAATGTGCCACATGCACAATCTGTGTATTGTGTTAGGAAGAACAATAGCAATAGCAGCTCTCATACTGGCATCCTCATCGGTGATAATTAATGTTGGAGCCTTCCGTCCATAGCTCGTAGAAAAGTCTCAAATAACCAAATATCAACTGATTCCTGCGGTCCATGCATGTCCATGTCGTGTCCTGTAGAAGGAGCAGCCACACCTACGTGCAAGGGCATGTGTGCGTCAGGGGTTATGATGGCAATTCAAGGCGGCGACATGATGGGGAACAGGTGGTGGTGCGGTGGGTAAAAGTAGGATGGTTTTCGTGAAGGCTCGTACGCTGCGGGGGGATTTAAGTGCAAAAGATCCATCTACAGTTGGATCTTCATCTAAAGGCTCACATCGCGTGCTTTCACGCTTGCACCTTTCTCCTGCTTGCACGGTAGTCGGCGCCATGTAGGTAAGCTTCCACTAGAAATAGGCACATTCCAGAGAATAGGGAAACTATGCAAGTTCCTTGGGTGAACCTATCCATTGGCTTAAATCTTTTTAGTAGCTAAACAATTCTTTAATCGACAGCCAATCTGCTTTAATTTAGTTGTAGTGCCATGCGACGTGCACATGCTTGGTGACAGCGTGCTAGGCTACCCTATGCACTGTGTCAATCGGAACTAGCGGTAAGTCTATTACAAGGTATGGTCCTCATGTTTAAGTTTAATAGATACTTgattcttttttatttatcgtgTTGTAGTGCAAAAATAGACTAGACGGCAACAAATTTCAAAAACGAAGGTAAATTATGCTTGTCTCCATTGTGTTCATAATAACTATGGTACTGTATATTGTCCCAATATTTATATTTTAATTTTCAGGATTAAAATATAACTAGAAAAGTCTAATTTAACTTTTTTGGGGCTTTACGGGTATGTTAAAATCAAATATTTTTGAGGGTGCACGCTATAAGTGGTGGCATCAAAGATGCATACTATGATTCACAGTCATCCACTGCTATTTTGTTGCCGAACATAGATCACCTGGACTACACACTGTCGAAGAGGAGTGCGTGTTCTAGATACCGATACTATATTCAAGAGGGTAATAATTGACGTGCTGGGAAATTGCATAGTAGATTTATATGTGACGATGATGTCCACCGGAAAAGAAACGTGGGACACTCTAGAGGCTAAGTATTGGGTGTCTAACGCGGGTAGTGAGTTATAGAACGACTAATGCCTGTAGTGAGTTATAGAAAGACTGTGCAACTAGAGAATGGGCAACACATTCCCTCAATAAGGAAGAATTTAATTAGTGGTTGTCGGAGGCGTATTTCCCCCAGCCGGGTggtggaatgcacccgcccttgaTCCTCTGATAAGGAGGGGGCTTAGAGGTTTGCCTCACCAAGTAGATTAACTAAagaacacaagggtttagagtggttcgggccgccagagcgtaataccctacatcaactgtgagttgtattgcttgagagcttgagtgTCGCGGGTCTGGATGTGAGTCGACCGCCCCTCTGCATCGCTAGTGCcctctgaaaggatcacgatgcccaagagggggggggggtgaattgggcttttctaaaaatcaacactaattaaaagctaagcaagagctaagcaagagcccaacttcaccccaacaactagcactaagataataatactagaaatacaataatgctaagacaatacttcaaatacttgctaaacaaatacacaatgtaaagtgcttgaattaagtgcggaatgtaaagcaaggtttagaagactcctccaatttttcccgaggtatcgaagagtcggcactctccactagtcctcgttggagcacccacgcaagggtatcgctcccccttggtcctcgcaagaaccaagtgctcactacgagatgatcctttgccactccggcgcggtggatccctcaagaccgcttacaaacttgagtcgggtcaccaacaagatcttcacggtgatcaccgagctcccaacgccaccaagccgtctaggtgatgccgatcaccaagagtaacaagccgtagactttcgcttgaccaagagaagcctaatgcaagtggtgtgtgctctaggtggctctcgctagcgctaatgaggaacaaatgcggattaggattctctaatctcctcactaggcttttggtgcttgcaatgctctagcaatgtgctggaataaatgtggggtgcaagacattgaatatggtgggtggaggggctataaatagccctcacccaccaactagccgttaccagcaatTTCCTAcgcgtgggcgcaccggacagtccggtgcgccaccggtgcgccaacggtgcgccaccggtgcgccaacggtcgtttccaacggctagttctgacagctagccgttggactcatggcacaccggacagtgaatagtcactgtccggtgcacaccagacagtccggtgcactgtccggtgcgctgtccggtgcgccactataattcaactctgaaacctgcgctctcgggtttctgcgtggggAAGGCTCTTccctgggccagcctggccccacctggcagagggtgcaccggacaatccggtgccccagggccagaaaccctatctcttgtttttcagctgattttcaaatcggttttcgttctaacttgtgagtgagttctagaatgacacctagcactgtatgtgagtgtgattgtgcaccaacactacactaaaactctcttggtcaaactacttatcgacaacccctctttatagtacggctaaacagagaataaaagacctaactaaatcacgagtgtccacatctccttgacactcggactccgtagtccttcaccttttgtttcgtcgttttagctgtcgctttgagttcttatctctgggattgttttcaccgttgtagtacttctacctataatgcgacctaacttaccatttgtctctgcaaaacacacgttagtcacatataacattacgttgtcattaatcactaaaaccaaccaggggcctagatgctttcaatctccccctttttggtgattgatgacaaccctacaagatttgtgagagtagtttgttttgaagtttctgtcaatagaaatgatggttagttatactcagtaatctttgacagaaagaacgtgtaccataataataagagtgagcgcatacacagcgtaagattcttgttcatataaaagtgaagttaaatcgatgaatcaagaactagaagactggtgataaaatataaggtgaaagcataatacacacagtcaatcataagcaacgagagtatac
This portion of the Zea mays cultivar B73 chromosome 2, Zm-B73-REFERENCE-NAM-5.0, whole genome shotgun sequence genome encodes:
- the LOC100193329 gene encoding B-box zinc finger protein 19-like, whose amino-acid sequence is MRTICDVCESAPAVLFCAADEAALCRPCDEKVHMCNKLASRHVRVGLADPNKLARCDICENSPAFFYCEIDGTSLCLSCDMTVHVGGKRTHGRYLLLRQRVEFPGDKPGHMDDVPMEIKDPENQREQNTPKEQMANHHNVNDPVSDGNCDGQGNIDSKMIDLNMRPARTHGQGSNSQTQGVDLSVNNHDSPGVVPTSNSERDAIK